Proteins from one Candidatus Krumholzibacteriota bacterium genomic window:
- a CDS encoding class I SAM-dependent methyltransferase: MIRKKISAAVHPPTNVTNRLQNRKLRSFLDGLPLESLILDMGAGRKKTRDDIISIDIYKAPGVTLLGDIHHLPFETDSIDAIIARGVLEHVEHPEEVVDEFFRVLKPAGKVYSSIPFMQGYHPSPGDYRRYTIDGIEILFSKFRKLECGITRGSASSYVWIAREFFSELFSFNNIALYKFFKIVFGWLLQPVKYLDPLTERHSMGHVVASGFTFVGEKPSP; the protein is encoded by the coding sequence ATGATAAGAAAAAAGATAAGCGCGGCGGTCCACCCCCCCACGAATGTGACGAACAGGCTGCAGAACAGAAAATTAAGATCCTTTCTTGACGGCCTGCCCCTCGAAAGCCTGATCCTTGACATGGGGGCGGGAAGAAAAAAAACGCGGGATGATATCATCTCAATCGATATCTACAAGGCTCCGGGAGTGACGCTGCTCGGCGATATCCATCATCTCCCGTTCGAAACAGATTCGATAGACGCGATCATCGCGCGCGGTGTCCTCGAACATGTCGAACATCCCGAAGAGGTCGTCGATGAATTTTTCAGAGTCCTTAAACCGGCGGGGAAAGTATACTCATCTATCCCGTTCATGCAGGGTTATCACCCCAGCCCGGGAGACTACCGGAGATATACTATTGATGGGATCGAGATCCTTTTCTCGAAGTTCCGGAAACTGGAATGCGGGATCACGAGGGGATCTGCTTCTTCCTACGTCTGGATCGCCAGGGAATTCTTTTCGGAGCTTTTCTCCTTTAACAATATTGCTCTTTACAAATTCTTCAAAATCGTCTTCGGGTGGCTTCTGCAACCGGTAAAATATCTCGATCCCCTGACAGAGAGACATTCGATGGGCCATGTCGTGGCGTCCGGATTTACCTTCGTCGGCGAAAAACCATCACCCTGA